Proteins encoded in a region of the Pseudomonas syringae KCTC 12500 genome:
- a CDS encoding triphosphoribosyl-dephospho-CoA synthase yields the protein MSALQWTLQSASLAVRLADLAVDALIDEADLSPKPALVDRRGSGAHSDLHLGLMHSSALSLWPTFKWMADAATQFGAVGQPLREALGRLGREGEATMLRTTSGVNTHRGAIWALGLLVTAAALDPQECAPDAICARAAALAQIKDRQVLRQNSHGDQVVRRYGVMGAREQAQQGFPAVRLFALPQLQRSRAAGSGEQNARLDALLAIMTTLDDTCVLHRAGIEGLNAMQHGAQRVLDAGGSASLAGRRALNALDQHLLALNASPGGAADLLAACLFIDGLEPALGPVSRSA from the coding sequence ATGAGCGCACTTCAATGGACACTGCAATCGGCCTCGCTGGCAGTACGACTGGCCGATCTGGCGGTCGATGCTTTGATCGACGAAGCCGATCTGTCGCCCAAACCGGCTCTGGTGGACCGACGTGGCAGCGGCGCGCACAGCGACCTGCACCTGGGGTTGATGCATTCTTCGGCGCTGTCGTTGTGGCCGACTTTCAAGTGGATGGCGGATGCCGCCACGCAGTTCGGTGCCGTGGGCCAGCCATTGCGTGAGGCATTGGGCAGGCTGGGCCGTGAAGGCGAAGCCACGATGCTGCGCACCACCAGTGGGGTGAATACGCATCGCGGCGCGATCTGGGCGCTGGGCCTGCTGGTAACCGCTGCCGCGCTGGATCCTCAGGAATGCGCGCCCGATGCCATCTGTGCGCGCGCTGCTGCGTTGGCCCAGATCAAGGACCGCCAGGTGCTCAGGCAAAACAGCCACGGTGATCAGGTGGTTCGTCGTTACGGTGTCATGGGCGCCAGAGAGCAGGCACAGCAAGGTTTCCCGGCGGTCAGGCTGTTCGCCTTGCCGCAACTGCAACGCAGCCGTGCGGCAGGCAGCGGCGAGCAGAACGCCCGGCTGGACGCGCTGCTGGCAATCATGACTACGCTGGACGACACCTGCGTGCTGCATCGCGCCGGCATCGAAGGGCTGAACGCCATGCAGCACGGAGCACAGCGCGTGCTGGACGCCGGAGGCAGCGCCAGTCTGGCGGGCCGCCGCGCACTGAACGCGCTGGATCAGCACCTGCTGGCCCTCAATGCTTCGCCCGGTGGCGCGGCGGATCTGCTGGCTGCCTGCCTGTTCATCGATGGCCTTGAGCCTGCGCTCGGCCCTGTTTCGAGGAGTGCCTGA
- a CDS encoding malonate decarboxylase subunit delta, giving the protein METLSFEFPAGQPPKGRALVGVVGSGDLEVLLEPGKPGTLSIQVVTSVNGAALRWQHLFQRMFDGQTPPALSIDIHDFGATPGVVRLRLEQGFEEIGHD; this is encoded by the coding sequence ATGGAAACCCTGTCTTTTGAATTTCCTGCCGGACAGCCGCCCAAGGGTCGTGCGCTGGTGGGTGTGGTGGGCTCCGGTGATCTGGAGGTGCTGTTGGAACCCGGCAAACCGGGCACCTTGTCGATTCAGGTGGTGACGTCGGTCAACGGTGCCGCGCTGCGCTGGCAGCATCTGTTCCAGCGCATGTTCGACGGTCAGACCCCGCCTGCGCTGAGCATCGATATTCATGACTTCGGCGCGACGCCCGGCGTCGTGCGTTTGCGCCTGGAGCAAGGCTTCGAGGAGATCGGTCATGACTGA
- a CDS encoding biotin-independent malonate decarboxylase subunit beta yields the protein MTDNARLLNQHSFIELGARQRARALLDAGSFRELLGPFDRVMSPWLAMQGVVPQADDGVVVAKGTVDGRPVVIAAIEGSFQGGSMGEVGGAKMAGALELAAEDNRNGIPTAAIVLLETGGVRLQEANLGLAAIAEIHAAIVDLRQYQPVIGVVAGSVGCFGGMSIAAGLCSYLLVTQEARLGLNGPQVIEQEAGIEEYDSRDRPFIWSLTGGEQRFASALVDGFAADDVADVRQQVSGWLKQGMPDTHRSSQYPLFLQRLASLDTEPQIDPQSVRTLYQGARS from the coding sequence ATGACTGATAATGCACGTTTGCTGAATCAGCACAGTTTCATCGAACTGGGTGCCAGACAGCGCGCCCGCGCCTTGCTGGATGCTGGCAGCTTCCGCGAATTGCTCGGTCCGTTCGATCGGGTCATGTCGCCATGGCTGGCCATGCAGGGCGTGGTGCCCCAGGCGGATGATGGCGTGGTGGTCGCCAAAGGTACTGTCGATGGTCGGCCGGTGGTCATTGCCGCCATCGAAGGCTCGTTTCAGGGCGGCAGCATGGGCGAAGTCGGCGGCGCGAAGATGGCCGGCGCGCTGGAACTGGCCGCCGAAGACAACCGCAACGGCATTCCCACTGCCGCGATCGTGCTGCTGGAAACCGGTGGCGTGCGTTTGCAGGAAGCCAATCTGGGCCTGGCGGCGATTGCCGAGATTCATGCCGCGATAGTCGACCTGCGTCAGTACCAGCCAGTGATTGGCGTGGTGGCCGGCAGCGTCGGCTGCTTTGGCGGGATGTCCATCGCCGCAGGGCTGTGCAGTTACCTACTGGTGACACAGGAAGCGCGTCTGGGCCTGAACGGTCCGCAGGTGATCGAGCAGGAAGCCGGCATCGAAGAATACGACTCCCGCGACCGTCCGTTCATCTGGAGCCTTACCGGTGGCGAGCAACGCTTTGCCAGCGCTCTGGTGGATGGTTTTGCTGCCGATGATGTCGCCGATGTCCGCCAGCAGGTCAGCGGCTGGCTAAAGCAGGGTATGCCCGACACGCATCGCAGCAGTCAGTACCCACTGTTCCTGCAACGCCTGGCCAGCCTCGACACTGAGCCGCAAATCGATCCGCAAAGTGTGCGCACCCTCTACCAAGGAGCCCGGTCATGA
- the mdcE gene encoding biotin-independent malonate decarboxylase subunit gamma — protein sequence MSLSQRGLNWFNALSAGAREVAGLPASLKVADGFLGEQEVRLVAVIADTDNRFPRARQGEVGLLEGWGLAKAVDEAIEQDRDRAAKRALIAIVDVPSQAYGRREEALGIHQALAGAVDSYARARLAGHPVIGLLVGKAMSGAFLAHGYQANRLIALRDPGVMVHAMGKASAARVTLRSVEDLEKLAASIPPMAYDIDSYASLGLLWETLAVSQIEQPAADDLTQVLDVLSRAIKDVQARGVDLSSRLGASNRAASTNVRQLLRAQW from the coding sequence ATGAGTCTTTCACAGCGGGGTTTGAACTGGTTCAACGCCTTGAGCGCTGGCGCCCGTGAAGTCGCTGGCCTGCCTGCCTCACTCAAGGTAGCCGACGGTTTTCTCGGCGAGCAGGAGGTGCGTTTAGTTGCGGTGATTGCCGATACCGACAACCGCTTTCCCCGGGCGCGTCAGGGTGAAGTCGGTCTGCTGGAAGGCTGGGGCCTGGCCAAGGCGGTGGACGAGGCCATCGAGCAGGATCGTGACCGCGCCGCAAAGCGCGCGCTGATTGCCATCGTTGACGTACCGAGCCAGGCCTACGGGCGTCGCGAGGAAGCGCTCGGTATCCATCAGGCATTGGCCGGTGCCGTGGACAGTTACGCGCGAGCACGTCTGGCGGGGCACCCGGTGATCGGCCTTTTGGTCGGCAAAGCGATGTCCGGCGCATTCCTGGCCCACGGCTATCAAGCCAATCGATTGATCGCGCTGCGTGATCCCGGCGTGATGGTGCATGCGATGGGCAAGGCCTCGGCAGCCCGCGTAACCCTGCGCAGCGTCGAGGATCTGGAAAAGCTCGCCGCCAGCATCCCGCCGATGGCTTACGACATCGACAGCTACGCCAGTCTCGGTCTGCTCTGGGAAACCCTGGCGGTCAGCCAGATCGAACAGCCCGCTGCTGATGATCTCACCCAGGTGCTCGATGTGCTGAGCAGGGCGATCAAGGACGTGCAGGCCCGTGGCGTCGATCTGAGTAGCCGCCTGGGCGCGAGCAACCGTGCGGCGTCGACCAATGTGCGCCAGTTGCTGCGCGCGCAATGGTGA
- a CDS encoding malonate decarboxylase holo-ACP synthase, giving the protein MVISNTGAVQPHDLLWGMPLTALPDDAPKWAVDAVLAGHPVVVRRQAMPVGQVAVGLRGRGREQRYAASMPLADVCRRVVPEQLIDAPTERHQHWPALHALRQIRPVMEALELDWGVGGSAGFELASGIAALHQDSDLDLILRTPVRLNRRCAAELVEALETSVCRVDVQLQLEQGAVALREWARPSGRVLLKTATGARLVADPWHLGQVCA; this is encoded by the coding sequence ATGGTGATCAGCAACACTGGCGCAGTGCAGCCCCATGATTTGTTGTGGGGCATGCCGCTGACTGCGTTGCCGGATGATGCGCCCAAATGGGCGGTCGACGCCGTGCTTGCAGGGCACCCGGTGGTGGTCCGGCGTCAGGCAATGCCCGTCGGTCAGGTGGCCGTGGGCTTGCGCGGTCGTGGTCGGGAGCAGCGCTATGCCGCGAGCATGCCGTTGGCCGACGTCTGCCGAAGGGTCGTGCCCGAGCAGTTGATCGACGCCCCGACCGAGCGCCATCAGCATTGGCCGGCGTTGCATGCTTTGCGCCAGATCCGTCCAGTCATGGAGGCGCTGGAGCTGGACTGGGGCGTCGGCGGCAGTGCCGGATTCGAGCTGGCCAGCGGTATTGCAGCGTTGCATCAGGACAGCGATCTGGATCTGATTCTGCGCACCCCTGTGCGCCTGAATCGCCGCTGTGCCGCCGAGCTGGTCGAGGCGCTGGAAACCTCGGTCTGTCGGGTCGACGTCCAGCTGCAACTCGAACAGGGTGCCGTGGCGCTGCGTGAGTGGGCACGGCCATCGGGGCGCGTGCTGCTCAAGACCGCCACTGGCGCGCGGCTGGTTGCAGACCCATGGCACCTGGGTCAGGTGTGCGCATGA
- the mdcH gene encoding malonate decarboxylase subunit epsilon: MSSLWVFPGQGAQQAGMLHQLPDDAAVRDCLQEAADALGEDVLALDTAEALQATRAVQLCLLIAGVACARVLQARDCVPDYLAGLSIGAYPAAVISGALAFDDAVRLVALRGELMQSAWPQGYGMTALIGLDQTQVEALIAQVHSAKTPVFLANINADNQMVISGSTEAMQQVGQLAKAAGAAAVKRLAVSVPSHCALLDAPAQQLAEAFSSVALQAPTIRYLSGSTARPVLNAEKLRDDLAFNMCRVIDWRSTVETAWERGVRLHIELPPGSVLTGLARKVFQQGTALAFQAARLDSLVALSHEEGRRTP, encoded by the coding sequence ATGAGCAGCCTGTGGGTATTTCCCGGCCAGGGCGCGCAACAGGCCGGCATGCTGCATCAGTTACCGGACGATGCTGCGGTGCGCGACTGCCTGCAGGAAGCCGCCGATGCGCTGGGCGAAGACGTGCTTGCGCTGGACACCGCCGAGGCACTGCAAGCCACCCGTGCCGTTCAGCTTTGCCTGCTGATCGCTGGCGTCGCATGCGCGCGCGTACTGCAGGCGCGTGATTGTGTGCCGGACTACCTGGCAGGGCTGTCCATCGGCGCTTATCCGGCAGCAGTGATTTCGGGTGCGCTGGCCTTTGACGACGCCGTGCGCCTGGTCGCGCTGCGTGGCGAGCTGATGCAAAGCGCCTGGCCGCAGGGTTACGGCATGACCGCGCTCATCGGTCTGGACCAGACGCAGGTAGAAGCGCTGATCGCGCAGGTACACAGCGCGAAGACGCCGGTATTTCTCGCCAACATCAACGCCGACAACCAGATGGTGATCTCCGGCAGTACCGAGGCGATGCAGCAGGTCGGTCAACTGGCCAAGGCCGCCGGCGCGGCAGCGGTCAAGCGTCTTGCGGTCAGCGTGCCGTCGCATTGCGCCTTGCTGGACGCTCCCGCGCAGCAACTGGCCGAGGCGTTTTCGAGCGTTGCGCTGCAGGCACCCACGATACGTTACCTCAGCGGCAGCACGGCGCGACCTGTGTTGAATGCCGAAAAGCTGCGTGACGACCTGGCGTTCAACATGTGCCGGGTCATCGACTGGCGCAGCACCGTGGAAACCGCCTGGGAGCGGGGCGTGCGCCTGCACATCGAATTGCCGCCCGGCAGCGTGCTGACCGGGCTGGCGCGCAAGGTATTCCAGCAGGGCACCGCGCTGGCTTTTCAGGCTGCGCGTCTGGACAGCCTGGTCGCGCTGTCGCACGAGGAGGGTCGCCGCACTCCATAG
- the madL gene encoding malonate transporter subunit MadL — protein sequence MIIYGVALLAICTLAGVILGDMLGVLLGVKSNVGGVGIAMILLICARLWMQKHGGMTKDCEMGVGFWGALYIPVVVAMAAQQNVVTALKGGPVAVLAAVGSVVLCACTIAVISRTNRGEPLPKEEPLLTPEIAPAGGR from the coding sequence ATGATTATCTACGGTGTTGCACTACTGGCCATCTGCACGCTTGCGGGCGTGATTCTCGGCGACATGCTCGGCGTTCTGCTGGGCGTGAAATCCAATGTGGGCGGGGTCGGGATCGCCATGATCCTGTTGATCTGCGCACGTCTGTGGATGCAGAAACACGGCGGTATGACCAAGGACTGCGAAATGGGCGTGGGTTTCTGGGGCGCGCTATACATTCCGGTCGTCGTGGCGATGGCCGCACAACAAAACGTTGTCACCGCGCTCAAGGGCGGGCCGGTGGCGGTACTGGCCGCTGTGGGTTCGGTGGTGCTGTGTGCCTGCACCATCGCAGTGATCAGCCGCACCAATCGCGGTGAGCCGTTACCCAAGGAAGAGCCGCTGCTGACGCCTGAAATCGCCCCGGCCGGAGGTCGCTGA
- the madM gene encoding malonate transporter subunit MadM, with product MWDLIEKGLEHNGLITAFAFVGIIMWVSVVFSRRLTFGRVHGSAIAIVIGLILAWVGGTLTGGQKGLADITLFSGIGLMGGAMLRDFAIVATAFEVQATEARKAGLIGVIALLLGTILPFIVGASIAWVFGYRDAISMTTIGAGAVTYIVGPVTGAALGATSDVMALSIATGLIKAILVMVGTPMAARWMGLDNPRSAMVFGGLAGTVSGVTAGLAATDRRLVPYGALTATFHTGLGCLLGPSVLYFIVRAIVG from the coding sequence ATGTGGGACCTCATCGAGAAGGGACTTGAACACAACGGCCTGATCACCGCTTTCGCCTTCGTCGGCATCATCATGTGGGTCTCGGTGGTGTTTTCCAGACGCCTGACGTTTGGCCGGGTGCATGGTTCGGCCATTGCGATTGTCATCGGGCTGATTCTGGCTTGGGTCGGCGGCACCCTGACCGGCGGCCAGAAAGGGCTGGCGGATATCACGCTGTTCTCGGGCATAGGCCTGATGGGCGGGGCGATGCTGCGTGACTTTGCCATCGTTGCCACTGCTTTCGAAGTGCAGGCCACCGAAGCGCGCAAGGCCGGACTGATCGGTGTGATTGCCTTGCTGTTGGGCACGATTCTGCCGTTTATCGTCGGCGCGAGCATTGCCTGGGTATTCGGTTATCGGGACGCGATCAGCATGACCACCATCGGTGCCGGGGCAGTAACCTACATTGTCGGCCCGGTGACCGGTGCTGCGCTGGGTGCCACCTCCGATGTGATGGCGCTATCGATTGCCACCGGCCTGATCAAGGCAATTCTGGTGATGGTCGGCACGCCCATGGCGGCGCGCTGGATGGGGCTGGACAATCCGCGCTCGGCGATGGTTTTCGGTGGTCTGGCGGGTACTGTCAGTGGCGTTACCGCAGGGCTGGCGGCAACCGACCGGCGTCTGGTGCCCTATGGCGCGCTGACCGCCACGTTCCACACTGGTCTGGGCTGCCTGCTCGGGCCATCGGTGCTGTATTTCATCGTGCGCGCCATCGTCGGCTAG
- a CDS encoding LysR family transcriptional regulator: MQIDDELTLKKLEIFLAFMRTGNLARAAEELQTSNVSVHRAIHSLESALRCPLFKHEGRNLTPLESAYVLEERAQKLVQDVLATVELTRQAAGFSAARFRLGALYSLTVKTVPQLIMGLKIRRSELNIDLILGSNMDLLYKLKNMEVDAMLVSLDESTHDPDCEHLALFSDDIFLAVPTDSPFAEHPEVDLGDLREATFITLTQGFATHRDGIRVFQQAGFEPKVAMQVNDIFTLLSMVSSGVGYALLPGRIAAVYENRVRLIPLQSRYRMQQHIGIVFLKSKQRDPNLLALLAECRMYTNRLLEQTT, translated from the coding sequence ATGCAGATCGATGACGAACTGACGCTCAAGAAACTGGAAATATTCCTGGCCTTCATGCGCACCGGCAATCTGGCGCGGGCGGCGGAGGAGTTGCAGACCAGTAACGTCAGCGTACACCGCGCCATTCACTCGCTGGAAAGCGCGCTGCGTTGCCCGTTGTTCAAACATGAGGGACGCAACCTGACGCCGCTGGAAAGCGCGTATGTGCTGGAAGAACGTGCACAAAAACTGGTCCAGGATGTGCTCGCCACGGTAGAGCTGACCCGTCAGGCGGCAGGCTTCTCAGCGGCGCGGTTTCGCCTGGGGGCGTTGTATTCGCTGACGGTCAAGACGGTGCCGCAGTTGATCATGGGCCTGAAGATCCGCCGCAGCGAGCTGAATATCGACCTGATTCTGGGCTCGAACATGGACCTGCTCTACAAGCTCAAGAACATGGAAGTCGATGCGATGCTGGTGTCGCTGGATGAAAGCACCCATGACCCGGACTGCGAGCACCTGGCGCTGTTTTCCGATGACATCTTTCTCGCCGTCCCCACCGACTCACCGTTCGCCGAACACCCTGAAGTGGACCTGGGCGACCTGCGCGAAGCGACCTTCATCACCCTGACCCAAGGCTTCGCCACGCACCGCGACGGGATCCGGGTGTTTCAGCAGGCCGGTTTCGAGCCCAAGGTGGCGATGCAGGTCAATGACATCTTCACCCTGCTGAGCATGGTCAGCTCCGGCGTCGGCTATGCACTGCTGCCGGGAAGAATCGCCGCAGTCTATGAAAACCGCGTGCGCCTGATCCCGTTGCAGAGCCGCTACCGGATGCAGCAACACATCGGCATTGTTTTTCTCAAGTCCAAACAGCGCGATCCCAACCTGCTCGCGCTGTTGGCCGAGTGCCGGATGTACACCAACCGGCTGCTGGAACAGACGACCTGA